The following proteins are co-located in the Triticum aestivum cultivar Chinese Spring chromosome 1A, IWGSC CS RefSeq v2.1, whole genome shotgun sequence genome:
- the LOC123061130 gene encoding zinc finger CCCH domain-containing protein 36 translates to MATAAGLVSGLSAKDEIREVEMEIMNPPEEAAERAGLKRAWGYANAGSSHGFIGVTTAEKEPTLLPHNNVKYLKKAGSGNLLRPDMPDTNAWRFSSSSPGGDLGSKTRTPTGTFNAQGQCKKGKNCTSPHEREGSGFGNLWSQEENAGSLTSVGYGKHRGSEEGFEAQCVSNLNDLHNYGRYRTLIHSYGADHRGLAHNSPNLNISEERSCRTDNFWTTKPTPPVNELVQISVQGKNHKPSLMGHHISLPSDSYLDGRETLSRLHLDGAKLLPDLNVAKASSLSDSHVSDYWHRPFYSSVSFDYPQYGEKRSAYGGPTENLPHKHQKEHSSSFASYSSNSITGFRSPGHNSSVHSLGSQPSRGITHLGMTSLHQLTPGIEKFGLHKDVYFDKGCGTSRPGLRASSSCQPEHLSPIKDDPWVTSVPFVPLVEFPNSTSPSNSPYDPLADSMNPPKVESGNILKSSNISCSISSQHTAGNGVIDGDINKSLIYDKLARNMSAKGSNEFAGLVAPGKERSSLDGDTLVKAFERTKDYFRIHLAEHVKELLKPIWKEGKLSKDAHKLIVKKSVDKVLATVDLHQVPATKELITDYITMSGTKIEKLVKAYVDRHGTR, encoded by the exons ATGGCGACCGCCGCCGGCCTCGTGAGCGGGCTGTCGGCGAAGGACGAGATTAGGGAGGTGGAGATGGAGATCATGAACCcgccggaggaggcggcggagcgggCCGGGCTGAAGAGGGCCTGGGGCTACGCGAACGCCGGCAGTTCTCATG GTTTTATTGGAGTGACTACTGCTGAAAAGGAGCCAACACTCCTGCCTCATAACAATGTCAAATATCTGAAGAAAGCTGGCAGTGGCAATCTTCTACGTCCGGATATGCCAGATACTAATGCTTGGAG ATTTAGTAGCTCATCTCCTGGTGGAGATCTGGGGAGCAAAACCAGAACCCCTACGGGTACCTTTAATGCTCAAGGCCAGTGCAAGAAAGGAAAGAATTGCACTTCTCCTCATGAAAGAGAGGGTTCTGGTTTTGGTAACCTGTGGAGTCAAGAAGAAAATGCTGGTTCACTCACATCAGTTGGTTATGGGAAACATAGAG GCTCTGAAGAAGGATTTGAAGCACAATGTGTATCCAACTTGAATGATCTGCACAACTATGGGCGATATAGGACCCTCATTCATTCTTATGGCGCAGATCATAGGGGGCTGGCTCATAACTCGCCCAACCTAAATATTTCAGAGGAGAGGTCTTGCAGAACTGATAATTTCTGGACTACAAAGCCTACCCCTCCTGTAAATGAGCTGGTGCAGATCTCAGTTCAAGGGAAAAACCACAAACCTAGTCTCATGGGACACCATATTAGTTTGCCCTCTGATAGCTACTTGGATGGCAGGGAAACCTTAAGTAGATTGCATTTAGATGGAGCAAAGCTGTTGCCGGATCTGAATGTGGCTAAAGCAAGCAGCCTAAGTGATTCTCATGTCTCTGATTATTGGCATCGACCATTTTACTCATCTGTTTCATTTGACTATCCCCAGTATGGTGAGAAGCGATCTGCTTATGGTGGACCAACAGAAAATCTTCCTCACAAACATCAGAAAGAACATAGTTCAAGCTTTGCCTCATACAGCTCAAACAGTATAACAGGGTTCAGAAGTCCAGGCCACAATAGCTCTGTTCATTCCTTGGGTAGCCAACCTTCTCGAGGAATTACTCACCTAGGAATGACGTCCCTTCATCAGTTAACACCTGGTATCGAGAAATTTGGTCTCCATAAAGATGTATATTTTGACAAGGGCTGTGGTACATCTAGGCCTGGGTTACGTGCAAGCAGTTCATGTCAGCCTGAGCACCTTTCCCCAATCAAGGATGACCCTTGGGTAACTTCAGTGCCTTTTGTACCTCTTGTTGAGTTTCCCAACAGTACATCACCTTCAAATAGTCCATATGACCCACTTGCTGACAGTATGAACCCTCCCAAAGTTGAGAGTGGCAATATTCTCAAGTCCTCCAACATATCCTGCAGCATTTCAAGTCAGCACACTGCTGGGAATGGTGTTATAGATGGAGACATCAACAAATCATTGATTTATGATAAGTTGGCAAGGAATATGTCGGCAAAAGGGTCAAATGAGTTTGCAGGCTTGGTTGCACCTGGTAAGGAACGCTCTAGTCTGGATGGCGATACTTTGGTGAAAGCTTTTGAAAGAACCAAAGATTATTTCCGTATTCATTTGGCAGAACATGTGAAGGAGTTGCTGAAACCTATTTGGAAGGAAGGCAAACTGAGTAAAGATGCTCATAAACTGATAGTAAAAAAATCTGTTGACAAAGTTCTTGCTACAGTTGACCTGCATCAAGTACCAGCTACTAAAGAATTGATAACTGATTATATAACCATGTCTGGAACAAAGATTGAAAAGCTTGTGAAG GCATATGTTGATAGGCATGGTACAAGATGA